The DNA region TCCCCTTTGATATCTTCACTATTACTGAGTGAACTAAAAACAATTGCGCCACCAGCCAACACCAGGCCGGCTGAAATTAACCATATTCTTTTGCTCATATAATTGGTTGATTTTTAAGTTTCAAAAATGTAATTGCGACCTTAATCTCATCCTAATCCTTCTCATGAAAGAGAAGGACTAGGATGAACGCAAATAGACATCACGCATGTCGTCTCTACAAAAGATATTGCATGATATTATTTCTTTCCCACTCCGAAACATAGGGCTAACACCCTATGCTAATATTATTTTTACCTTACTCCAATTGTGGTTTTATTCATCAACATGCAGAGGCTTTGGATAGAGAGACGTCAGCATGGCGTCTCTACAAAGGGGAACCTCTATTGTTGTACTTTAACTTTAACCTTTAAGCTTTTAACTTAAAACTTACAACTCACTATTGTACATCCATCGGTTTTGGAGGAATGTATTTACCATCTTTATCTAAAGGTCTTTCATCAGCATATGTTGGAATAACATAACCCACAGCTTTTTCCTGCTTTGAAAGTTCCTGCTGTAATTGCTCCTTGAGTTTCGTCGCTTCCTTCTGATTGATCAGATTATTAGATTCTTGTGGATCTTTGGTTAAATCAAAAAGTTCATTCCATTCATCTTGTCCGGGATAAACAATAAGCTTGCTTGTCTCTGTACGAACAGCTTTAATTGTAGGCGTTGTTGTTCCATCTTCATAGAAGTATTCGTAAAGGAAAGAAGTCCTCCAGTCTTTAATTTTATTCTCTATAAGTGGTACCCAGCTCTTGCCCTGATAAGACTTAGGAGCGCTGATACCCGCTAAATCAAGAATGGAAGGAGCCTGATCGAGGTTCAACACCAGTTTGTCTATAGTCTTTCCTTTTGGAAATCTTGCAGGGTAACGAACGAGAAGAGGAATTCTCATAGATTCTTCATAGGCAGCACGCTTATCACCTAATCCATGCTCACCAAAGAAGAAGCCATTGTCGCTTGAAAAAATTACAACAGTATTCTCTGTCAACTTCAATGAATCCAATACATTCAAGATTCTTCCGACATTTTCGTCAATTCCCTTTAATGCTCCGAAATATCCTCTGATTGTCTTCTCGTTGTTATCTGTCCATGATGTGCTCTTGTTCTGAGCGATATTTGTATTTTTTCTTTTCGATTCAATCTTGTTTTTATACGGAGCCTCCAGATGTTCATTCGATGGCTTTATCAGTTCAACATCCGCATAAGTATTGGTATGTCTGACAGGAGGTTGAAAAGGTCCATGTCCTGATTTATATGCAAGCACCAAAGCAAATGATTTATCTTTATTTCCTTTTATATAATCAAGCGCAAAATCTGTTGTGACGTCATCCACCCAACCCACAGTAGGTTGGCTTACTCCATTAATCTCTAATGGACAATCAAAATAAGCTCCTTGCCCTACAAAGCTTACGGAATAATCAAATCCAGGTCTCTTCCCAGTTTCTTTTCCCATATGCCATTTACCAAAAAATGCTGTATTATAACCAACTTTCTTCAACAAAACAGGATATGTTTCCAATGTATCTGTAAAGTTTGTGTGGTTATTAGCAATTCCATTTAAATGATTATACCTTCCTGTGAGTAAGGTCGACCTGCTTGGAGAACAAAGAGAATTGATTACAAATGCATTTCTAAAGCGGACACCTTCATTTCCGATTCTATCAAGATTGGGTGTTTTAAACCATGGGAAACGGGCATTAGCTCCCTGTTCATCCTGAACAATGCTTAAAGCATCATAT from Sporocytophaga myxococcoides includes:
- a CDS encoding sulfatase family protein; translation: MKKRYLFSILALCLTLGKAHAQANLKNAKPNIIFIYTDDQRYDALSIVQDEQGANARFPWFKTPNLDRIGNEGVRFRNAFVINSLCSPSRSTLLTGRYNHLNGIANNHTNFTDTLETYPVLLKKVGYNTAFFGKWHMGKETGKRPGFDYSVSFVGQGAYFDCPLEINGVSQPTVGWVDDVTTDFALDYIKGNKDKSFALVLAYKSGHGPFQPPVRHTNTYADVELIKPSNEHLEAPYKNKIESKRKNTNIAQNKSTSWTDNNEKTIRGYFGALKGIDENVGRILNVLDSLKLTENTVVIFSSDNGFFFGEHGLGDKRAAYEESMRIPLLVRYPARFPKGKTIDKLVLNLDQAPSILDLAGISAPKSYQGKSWVPLIENKIKDWRTSFLYEYFYEDGTTTPTIKAVRTETSKLIVYPGQDEWNELFDLTKDPQESNNLINQKEATKLKEQLQQELSKQEKAVGYVIPTYADERPLDKDGKYIPPKPMDVQ